Proteins from one Tetrapisispora phaffii CBS 4417 chromosome 8, complete genome genomic window:
- the MPC3 gene encoding mitochondrial pyruvate carrier (similar to Saccharomyces cerevisiae YGR243W and YHR162W; ancestral locus Anc_5.83) — MSTAFNIALKRFWLSETGPKTVHFWAPTLKWGLVIAGISDISRPVDKVSGAQNLSLLATAVIWTRWSFVIKPKNMLLASVNFFLGCTAGYQIGRIVNYRLKNGDSVKQVAGYIINGEQKGTLAKQEVTQ; from the coding sequence atgtcAACTGCCTTTAATATTGCTCTAAAAAGATTTTGGTTAAGTGAAACTGGTCCAAAAACTGTGCATTTCTGGGCTCCAACGCTTAAATGGGGTTTAGTGATAGCTGGTATCTCAGATATTTCAAGACCTGTAGATAAAGTATCAGGGGCTCAGAATTTGTCATTATTAGCAACTGCTGTGATTTGGACTAGATGGTCCTTTGTAATAAAACCAAAGAATATGCTACTAGCCTCAGTGAATTTCTTCTTAGGTTGTACGGCTGGTTATCAAATTGGTAGAATCGTGAACTATAGATTAAAGAATGGTGATTCAGTGAAACAAGTTGCTGGTTATATAATTAACGGTGAACAAAAAGGCACTCTGGCCAAACAGGAAGTGACTCAATGA
- the SDA1 gene encoding Sda1p (similar to Saccharomyces cerevisiae SDA1 (YGR245C); ancestral locus Anc_5.81) codes for MAKRGRAAILPTNIILLQNLVKRDPQSYYEEFLQQYNHYESLRDIFMLNGMGSELVGNTGDESAGASTSGTSTTTSTSQLLELIGFVSQVCSCFPKETANFPNELQQLVLEHHSSLPFELKEKIITSLMMLRNKGVITPEQLIQTLFPLLIAYSSTGASLNANSHARELRKLLYNAAVALLKSCNTGSKNQKLNKSTQAVCFNLLEQPDSQGIWAARLTRELWKRGIWDDSRAVEIMTQSALHADVKVALSGVLFFLDADKEREENFEEKSDDDDDIDLESLKHKMKINKKSSKRGKKLENAIKTVKKNNNNKNNGNKQLYLNFSAIHLLRDPQGFAEKLFARHLSGKSANKFTLEQKISLMQLISRLIGTHKLMVLGIYTYFLKYLTPKQRDVTKIMAASAQACHDLVPPETINIMVRKIANEFVSDGVASEVAAAGINIIREICSRAPLAIDETLLQDLVEYRGSKAKGVNIAAKSLVSLYRELAPDMLKKKDRGKTVSLKLQEAKREGVDYKGKLQFGVETDNVDKIEGIELLAKWKRDQNANNEMEENDNANWEVDDIEDNESDVDGEWVTIDSDKEYDVDMDDSDDENEKAKKNDSDLELSDDEEGEEEENSEKTKEVPMTAEDAFRELASTRILTPADFLKLQELRNEDNVTKIMNMGKKNNEELVDSDRLTGPIKYKQTREERLQKVMEGREGREKFGSRRGKRDTVRSTTNKEKARRKNFVMMIHKRSVTGKQKMSLKDKQKVLRAHITKQKKKGF; via the coding sequence ATGGCGAAGAGAGGTAGAGCTGCTATTTTGCcaacaaatattattttgttacAAAATCTGGTTAAACGTGATCCTCAATCATACTATGAAGAGTTTTTACAACAGTACAACCATTATGAATCATTAAGGGATATTTTTATGTTGAATGGTATGGGAAGTGAGTTAGTTGGTAACACTGGAGATGAGTCCGCTGGCGCATCCACATCAGGAACGTCAACAACAACATCAACTTCTCAGCTTCTAGAACTTATTGGTTTTGTTTCCCAAGTTTGTTCATGCTTTCCAAAAGAAACCGCTAATTTTCCAAATGAACTGCAACAATTAGTTTTAGAGCATCACTCATCACTACCGTTTGAACTAAaggaaaaaattattacatCCTTAATGATGTTGAGAAATAAAGGTGTTATTACCCCAGAACAACTAATTCAAACCTTATTTCCATTATTGATTGCTTACTCATCTACTGGTGCATCATTGAATGCAAATTCTCATGCTCGTGAGttaagaaaattattatataatgcTGCTGTGGctttattgaaaagttgCAATACAGGCTCaaagaatcaaaaattaaataaatctaCACAAGCTGTTTGCTTTAACTTACTTGAGCAACCAGATTCTCAAGGTATCTGGGCAGCTAGATTAACTAGAGAACTATGGAAACGTGGTATCTGGGATGATTCTCGTGCTGTTGAAATTATGACACAATCAGCTTTGCATGCTGACGTCAAAGTTGCCTTATCTGGTgtattattctttttagaTGCTGAcaaagaaagagaagagaattttgaagagaaatccgatgatgatgatgatattgatttagaatcattaaaacataaaatgaaaataaataaaaaatcgAGTAAGAGAGGTAAAAAACTAGAAAATGCTATAAAGACTgttaagaaaaataacaacaataagaataatggtaataaaCAACTTTACCTAAATTTCAGTGCTATTCACTTATTAAGAGACCCACAAGGTTTTGCTGAAAAGCTTTTCGCTAGGCACTTATCAGGAAAAAGTGCAAACAAATTTACTTTAGAACAGAAAATCTCTTTAATGCAATTGATTTCAAGATTAATTGGTACCCATAAATTGATGGTTCTCGGTATTTACacttattttttaaaatactTAACCCCAAAACAGAGAGATGTTACTAAGATTATGGCAGCAAGTGCACAAGCTTGTCACGATTTAGTCCCACCCGAAACAATCAATATTATGGTACGCAAAATTGCAAATGAGTTCGTTTCTGATGGTGTTGCTTCAGAAGTAGCTGCGGCTGGTATAAATATCATCAGAGAAATTTGTTCAAGAGCTCCATTAGCTATTGATGAAACCCTTTTGCAAGATTTAGTTGAATATCGTGGATCAAAAGCCAAGGGTGTTAATATTGCAGCAAAATCGTTGGTTTCCCTATATAGAGAACTTGCACCAGACATgttaaagaagaaggaTCGTGGTAAGACCGtttctttgaaattacAAGAAGCAAAGAGAGAAGGTGTTGATTATAAAGGCAAATTGCAATTTGGTGTTGAAACTGACAATGTCGACAAGATTGAAggtattgaattattagcCAAGTGGAAGAGAGACCAAAATGCTAACAACGAAATGGAGGAAAATGATAATGCAAACTGGGAAGTTGACGACATCGAAGACAATGAAAGCGATGTTGATGGTGAGTGGGTTACTATAGACAGTGATAAAGAGTATGATGTCGACATGGATGATTCAGATGATGAGAATGAAAAAGCTAAGAAGAACGATTCTGATTTGGAACTAAGCGATGACGAAGAAGGtgaggaagaagaaaactCAGAAAAAACTAAAGAAGTGCCAATGACTGCTGAAGATGCTTTCCGTGAATTAGCTTCCACTAGAATTTTGACACCTGCTgatttcttaaaattacaagaattaAGAAATGAAGATAACGTTACCAAGATCATGAATATGGGTAAGAAAAACAACGAAGAACTTGTTGATTCTGATAGATTAACTGGTCctattaaatataaacaaaCCAGAGAAGAAAGATTACAAAAGGTCATGGAAGGTAGAGAAGGTAGAGAGAAGTTCGGTAGTAGACGTGGTAAGAGAGATACGGTTAGAAGTACaacaaataaagaaaaagctAGAAGGAAGAATTTTGTTATGATGATTCATAAGAGATCTGTCACTGGTAAGCAAAAAATGTCATTAAAGGACAAACAAAAAGTGTTACGTGCTCATATCACgaaacaaaagaagaaaggtttctaa
- the BRF1 gene encoding transcription factor TFIIIB subunit BRF1 (similar to Saccharomyces cerevisiae BRF1 (YGR246C); ancestral locus Anc_5.80) produces MALACKLCGETNFVRDLSNANNDLVCVGCGTVSEENPIVSEVTFGETSAGAAVVQGSFISGDQAHAAFTSHGGSSAMESREATLNNARRKLRAVSHALRIQDYITDAAFQWYKLALHHNFVQGRRSQNVIAACLYVACRKEKTHHMLIDFSSRLQVSVYSIGATFLKMVKRLHITNLPLADPSLFIQHFAEKLDLGEKKIKVIKDAVKLAQRMSKDWMYEGRRPAGIAGACILLACRMNNLRRTHSEIVAISHVAEETLQQRLNEFKNTNTGKLSIKEFRENTDETEGSKPPSFLKNRINERKIKKQLEKEELTQTSEQAIQKNPILSQLLGEQELSSREVLFYLEKFSKEREKVRHRIKTTYGIDDTDTLLDAKKNIDATKFKKIDVEDEVKENDDHPRKRRLRSNAEVIKIEVDTDDEQEEEEEKFDATVSRHFQDQIDGYSLNNDPYRPRNLHLLPTTESLLSKVEDDPDNLDDVDDEELDAQLLDEEASKLKERIWIGLNGDFLLEQESKRLKQEADIATGNTSGKKRRKQRSKSAKQENEEENMLAQLKNESGFQAALNVVDAGGDPTTASSVKSMLQKASFSKKINYDAIDGLFNS; encoded by the coding sequence ATGGCTTTAGCTTGTAAATTGTGTGGGGAAACGAATTTTGTTAGGGACCTTTCAAATgctaataatgatttagtGTGTGTAGGTTGTGGTACCGTTTCGGAAGAAAATCCAATCGTCTCAGAGGTTACTTTTGGTGAAACCAGCGCTGGTGCTGCTGTTGTTCAAGGTTCCTTCATTAGTGGTGACCAAGCCCATGCTGCCTTTACCTCACATGGTGGTTCCAGCGCTATGGAATCTAGGGAGGCAACCTTAAATAATGCTAGGAGAAAGTTAAGAGCTGTATCACATGCTTTGAGGATCCAAGACTATATAACCGATGCTGCTTTTCAATGGTATAAACTGGCATTGCATCATAACTTTGTTCAAGGTCGTCGTTCACAAAATGTTATAGCAGCATGTTTGTATGTTGCTTGTCGTAAAGAAAAGACTCATCATATGTTAATCGATTTTTCCTCAAGACTTCAAGTTAGTGTATATTCAATCGGCGCgacatttttgaaaatggtAAAGAGATTACATATTACAAATCTACCTTTAGCTGATCCATCTTTATTCATTCAACACTTTGCAGAGAAATTAGATTTAGGtgagaaaaaaattaaggTAATAAAAGATGCTGTCAAATTAGCACAAAGAATGTCAAAAGATTGGATGTATGAAGGTAGAAGACCTGCTGGTATAGCCGGTGCGTGCATTTTACTGGCCTGTAGGatgaataatttaagaAGAACACATTCTGAAATTGTAGCAATATCACATGTTGCAGAAGAAACATTACAACAACGTctaaatgaatttaaaaatacaaatactGGTAAATTATCTATTAAGGAATTTAGAGAAAATACTGATGAAACTGAGGGCTCAAAACCTCCATCTTTTCTTAAGAATAGAATTAACGagagaaaaataaaaaagcaattagagaaagaagaattgaCTCAAACAAGTGAACAAGCAATACAAAAGAATCCAATTTTATCCCAGTTGTTAGGAGAACAAGAGCTATCTTCTCGTGAagtattgttttatttggaaaaattttctaaagAAAGAGAGAAAGTCAGGCATAGAATTAAAACTACATATGGTATCGATGATACTGATACACTATTAGATGCTAAGAAAAATATCGATGCTAcgaaatttaaaaaaatagatgTTGAGGATGAAGtgaaagaaaatgatgatcACCCAAGAAAGAGAAGACTTAGAAGTAACGCAGAAgtcattaaaattgaagTCGATACTGATGAtgaacaagaagaagaagaggaaaAATTTGATGCAACCGTTTCACGTCACTTCCAAGATCAAATAGATGGATACTCCCTGAATAATGATCCATATCGTCCGAGAAACCTGCATTTATTACCAACCACAGAATCATTACTTTCAAAAGTTGAAGATGACCCAGATAATTTAGATGATGTTGACGATGAAGAGTTAGACGCTCAGTTATTAGATGAAGAAGCTTctaaattgaaagaaagaaTATGGATAGGTTTAAATGGTGATTTCTTGCTTGAACAAGAAAGTAAGAGGCTCAAACAAGAGGCGGATATAGCTACTGGTAACACTTCTGGtaaaaagagaagaaaacaaagaagCAAATCTGCTAAACAGGAAAATGAAGAGGAAAATATGCTAGCgcaattaaaaaatgaatcagGATTCCAAGCCGCCCTTAACGTTGTAGATGCAGGTGGAGATCCAACAACTGCTTCAAGTGTCAAGAGCATGCTGCAAAAGGCAAGTTTTTCTAAAAAAATCAACTATGATGCAATTGATGGTTTGTTTAATAGTTGA